The proteins below come from a single Benincasa hispida cultivar B227 chromosome 4, ASM972705v1, whole genome shotgun sequence genomic window:
- the LOC120076340 gene encoding uncharacterized protein LOC120076340 isoform X2, with protein sequence MSKYGCIWFIDFGLKLMHERHKIEKEHPLCFPHLGTIKIHAIKVMRRGYFYHLSDSMYLKSAFVGYDDSWFLSIDASIVDGHSTDRNIGGDLSTYFERAGDTSVDRINVARNNHNGQLPNYDAQKLQDIVAQQYVNVKAPTDIYFDSCHSSKRDFMIKKAEVTHSVENHSKHQSGRTRNGCEGFNETLESLPTVKANHKSKKRKTKLVNEHQVVNHTSDDNDQNPLQQVVGSSEKSREYAHNDVSDHQSGRTRNGCEGFNETLESLPTVKANHKSKKRKTKLVNEHQVVNHTSDDNDQSPLQQVVGSSEKSREYAHNDVSDHPMMESRSNVDEPGQISSSNTRDESEHGRKLKHNLPEEAEVDGKNDKSNYLTDNTSFEVAAQAGSIAEKMHKTELTSGVTNGVEGNRDLVSESSKVTSTRKVTSEYFSDKKQSAQVFVGSSSTEPDAHLLKTGSSGVKKRKKKRKSKLSGCPNQDVGLISSRVGDKQDASRESDITTVPSQDIEEALIPNLLEASARERQYDSIDKTAEKFAPSLVGESDGDKNNIELADVQSIMDASDKAVLGGMVDSKDLASKSKDLAELQRSVGTIEDANNVQRNHLTCKTGKIVAIGEERDSLQIADTKASMVENCHSSSWDGTDAKIKATDISELVHLKGTTENAKHCKKKKIKKSRDSTEERQINLITAGARDSALDILPTETQSFTLGDNSCSKAEIGERNVSLMKGENETNTSILPDVRNIDIDKPNISKEEPLLQINKTQAVAKDMDGQVRKKIKKRPVASLNNTPGLQAESISKEDSFLSKRSDSEVKPVSIAAKKTKFPKENLRNEIDEENLDSTLFSEVETSPSICKKSKTVASFLTPSEGCEERSIEANRCSNTTKDGTTDKVDDVAVPSKSNKVGMEENADGFQHESDKLHVDKLSREKSVNTLLKAKRKRKDPSACSSAASLSMQNVQKSDENTEIEGHCQTSNCSALKLHGSLSKDKCDAMLHVDNKLKKISRGGVKSLSSNEHKQQTSDSNKAARVRENLVDSSRDSTEIYSESSLPKTKPKSKRSSSMVHHDQKHKGRQSTGIDHPEDGRKSSGTGKKDVTQSQQRNMLLTSGGIFKDASSSDGSEDEAGIVHSDASTRSPDNSLISDFSDGESNGSVDLERTNIRSRSVRKKDPSSPENMTLDTILRSSSRYKKAKLTASQLQQDDTESQPVDFVPDSQTNA encoded by the exons ATGTCAAAG TATGGCTGTATCTGGTTTATTGATTTTGGGCTGAAGCTGATGCACGAACGTC ATAAGATAGAGAAGGAGCATCCACTGTGTTTTCCTCATCTCGGGACCATAAAAATTCATGCAATTAAG GTAATGCGCAGAGGGTACTTCTATCATCTTTCTGACTCCATGTATTTGAAAAGTGCATTTGTTGGCTACGACGACAGTTGGTTTCTTTCTATTGATGCTTCTATTGTTGATGGTCACTCAACTGACCGTAATATTGGTGGTGATCTTTCAACTTATTTTGAAAGGGCAGGTGATACCTCCGTTGATAGAATCAATGTTGCTAGAAATAATCATAATGGACAGTTACCTAACTATGATGCTCAAAAATTGCAAGACATTGTGGCTCAACAATATGTCAATGTGAAAGCCCCTACCGATATCTATTTTGATTCATGTCATTCTAGTAAAAGAGATTTCATGATTAAGAAGGCAGAAGTTACTCATTCTGTTGAAAATCACAGCAAACATCAATCAGGCAGGACAAGGAATGGCTGTGAAGGCTTCAACGAAACATTGGAATCTCTGCCTACTGTGAAGGCGAatcataaaagtaaaaagagaaaaaccaaATTGGTTAATGAACACCAAGTTGTCAATCATACCAGTGATGATAATGATCAAAATCCATTGCAGCAAGTAGTTGGATCTAGTGAAAAATCCAGGGAATATGCACATAATGATGTTTCTGATCATCAATCGGGCAGGACAAGGAATGGCTGTGAAGGCTTCAACGAAACATTGGAATCTCTGCCTACTGTGAAGGCGAatcataaaagtaaaaagagaaaaaccaaATTGGTTAATGAACACCAAGTTGTCAATCATACCAGTGATGATAATGATCAAAGTCCATTGCAGCAAGTAGTTGGATCTAGTGAAAAATCCAGGGAATATGCACATAATGATGTTTCTGATCATCCAATGATGGAAAGCAGATCCAATGTAGATGAACCTGGTCAGATTTCATCTTCTAATACACGTGATGAATCTGAACATGGAAGGAAGCTAAAGCATAATTTACCTGAGGAAGCTGAAGTTGATGGCAAAAATGATAAATCCAACTATCTGACTGACAATACTTCTTTCGAAGTTGCTGCGCAGGCTGGGTCCATTGCAGAAAAAATGCACAAGACTGAATTGACAAGTGGAGTAACGAATGGGGTGGAAGGAAACAGGGATTTGGTTTCTGAATCTAGTAAAGTGACATCTACACGTAAGGTTACTTCCGAGTACTTTTCAGATAAGAAACAAAGTGCACAAGTTTTCGTAGGTAGTTCGTCTACTGAACCTGATGCTCACCTGCTCAAGACTGGTTCAAGTGGTgtaaagaagaggaaaaagaaaaggaaatctaAGTTGTCAGGTTGTCCAAATCAGGATGTTGGTTTGATTTCATCCAGAGTAGGGGATAAACAGGATGCAAGTCGAGAATCTGATATAACAACTGTTCCCAGTCAAGATATTGAGGAGGCATTAATTCCCAACCTCCTCGAAGCATCTGCAAGGGAAAGGCAGTATGATTCTATCGACAAAACTGCAGAAAAGTTTGCACCGTCCCTTGTTGGAGAGTCTG ATGGTGATAAGAACAACATTGAACTTGCCGATGTGCAAAGCATAATGGATGCGTCTGATAAAGCTGTGTTAGGAGGAATGGTAGATTCAAAGGATCTTGCCTCTAAAAGCAAGGACCTTGCTGAACTCCAGAGAAGTGTTGGTACAATTGAGGATGCCAACAATGTTCAAAGGAATCATCTGACGTGCAAAACTGGCAAAATTGTTGCAATTGGGGAGGAAAGAGATTCCCTACAGATCGCTGATACCAAGGCCTCAATGGTAGAGAACTGCCACTCATCAAGCTGGGATGGTACTGACGCTAAAATTAAAGCTACTGATATTTCTGAATTAGTACATTTAAAGGGAACTACTGAAAACGCCAAGCATtgtaagaaaaagaagattaaaaaatcTAGGGATTCAACAGAAGAAAGACAGATTAATTTAATCACAGCAGGTGCTAGAGATTCTGCACTAGACATTCTTCCAACTGAGACGCAAAGTTTTACTTTAGGTGATAATTCCTGTAGTAAAGCCGAGATTGGAGAAAGGAATGTTTCTCTAATGAAAGGAGAAAACGAAACTAATACTTCTATATTGCCTGATGTTAGGAACATAGATATAGATAAACCCAATATAAGTAAGGAGGAACCTTTGCTGCAAATCAACAAAACTCAAGCAGTAGCAAAAGACATGGATGGACAGGTGAGGAAGAAAATTAAGAAGAGACCTGTGGCTTCACTGAACAATACACCAGGCCTCCAAGCAGAAAGTATCAGTAAGGAGGATTCATTCCTTTCAAAGAGAAGTGACAGTGAAGTAAAGCCTGTGTCTATAGCGGCAAAGAAAACTAAATTTCCAAAAGAGAATTTGAGGAATgagattgatgaagaaaatTTGGACTCTACGCTGTTTTCTGAGGTTGAAACTAGTCCAAGCATTTGCAAGAAGTCTAAGACAGTTGCTTCCTTCCTAACTCCATCTGAAGGCTGTGAAGAGAGGTCTATTGAAGCAAATAGATGCAGTAACACCACTAAAGATGGTACTACTGATAAGGTTGATGATGTTGCAGTTCCTTCTAAAAGCAATAAAGTTGGCATGGAGGAAAATGCTGACGGATTCCAACATGAATCTGATAAATTGCATGTTGACAAATTGAGTAGAGAGAAAAGTGTGAATACTTTGCTCAAAgctaaaagaaaaaggaaggatCCAAGTGCATGCTCTTCTGCGGCCTCCTTAAGTATGCAGAATGTACAGAAGTCAGATGAAAACACGGAGATTGAAGGACATTGTCAAACTAGCAACTGTAGCGCTCTCAAACTTCATGGATCTTTATCAAAGGATAAATGTGATGCAATGCTTCATGTTGACAATAAGCTAAAGAAAATTTCAAGAGGTGGGGTAAAATCCCTATCTTCTAATGAGCATAAACAGCAAACTTCTGACTCTAATAAAGCAGCTAGGGTGAGGGAAAACCTTGTTGATTCTTCTCGGGACAGCACTGAGATATACAGTGAATCTTCTTtaccaaaaacaaaaccaaagtCAAAAAGGTCATCAAGTATGGTTCACCATGATCAAAAGCACAAGGGGCGCCAATCTACTGGTATTGACCATCCTGAGGATGGACGAAAATCTTCTGGGACCGGAAAGAAAGATGTTACTCAATCTCAACAAAGGAACATGTTGCTTACATCAGGAGGCATATTTAAGGATGCTAGCAGCAGTGATGGTTCTGAGGATGAAGCTGGAATTGTTCATTCAGATGCTAGTACCAGATCTCCAGATAATTCACTAATATCCGACTTCTCAGATGGTGAAAGCAATG GATCTGTTGACTTGGAAAGAACAAACATTCGTAGCAGAAGTGTGAGAAAGAAAGA TCCTTCAAGCCCTGAGAATATGACCCTTGACACAATCCTTCGAAGTTCAAGTAGATATAAGAAGGCAAAGCTCACAGCTTCACAATTACAACAAGATGATACTGAAAGCCAGCCTGTCGATTTTGTTCCAGACAGTCAGACTAATGCTTAG